A genomic window from Mycobacteriales bacterium includes:
- a CDS encoding MaoC family dehydratase gives MQFGRYFEEFEVGATYKHWPGKTVTEYDDHLFCLITMNHHPLHLDANYAATTQQGRNVVVGNYIYSLLLGMSVPDVSGKAIANLEVESLKHVAPTFHGDTIYGETTVLDKVESSSKPDRGIVHVETRGHNQDGTLVCVFRRKVMVPKRSAVTDEQPGRPAV, from the coding sequence ATGCAGTTCGGCCGCTACTTCGAGGAGTTCGAGGTCGGCGCGACGTACAAGCACTGGCCGGGCAAGACGGTCACCGAGTACGACGACCACCTCTTCTGCCTCATCACGATGAACCACCACCCGCTGCACCTCGACGCCAACTACGCGGCGACGACGCAGCAGGGCCGCAACGTCGTGGTGGGCAACTACATCTACTCGCTGCTGCTCGGCATGTCGGTGCCCGACGTGAGCGGCAAGGCGATCGCCAACCTCGAGGTCGAGTCGCTCAAGCACGTGGCTCCGACGTTCCACGGCGACACGATCTACGGCGAGACGACCGTGCTCGACAAGGTGGAGTCGTCGTCCAAGCCCGACCGCGGCATCGTCCACGTCGAGACCCGCGGCCACAACCAGGACGGCACGCTGGTCTGCGTGTTCCGCCGCAAGGTGATGGTGCCGAAACGGTCCGCGGTGACGGACGAGCAGCCGGGCCGCCCCGCCGTCTGA
- a CDS encoding NUDIX domain-containing protein, with amino-acid sequence MAVVRAVGAVIVDDSGRILLIQRGHEPSAGLWTVPGGRLEPGESDEAALRREIREETGLDVVVGPVAGRLEREGPGGATYAITDYVCRVTGGSAAAGDDAADLRWVTRDELAALPTTERLAQLLSDWGVF; translated from the coding sequence ATGGCGGTGGTCCGGGCGGTCGGGGCGGTCATCGTGGACGATTCCGGACGGATCCTCCTGATCCAGCGCGGGCACGAGCCGTCGGCGGGCCTGTGGACGGTGCCTGGCGGACGCCTCGAGCCCGGCGAGTCCGACGAGGCCGCGCTGCGTCGCGAGATCCGCGAGGAGACCGGCCTCGACGTCGTGGTGGGGCCGGTGGCCGGCCGGCTCGAGCGGGAGGGCCCGGGCGGTGCGACGTACGCCATCACCGACTACGTGTGCCGGGTGACCGGCGGCTCGGCCGCGGCCGGTGACGACGCGGCGGACCTGCGCTGGGTCACCCGCGATGAGCTGGCCGCGCTCCCGACGACCGAGCGGCTAGCCCAACTGCTGAGCGACTGGGGTGTCTTCTGA
- a CDS encoding acyl-CoA dehydrogenase family protein produces MGRLAQTDGLSDVQQEILATVRAFVDKEILPYATDLEHKDEFPQAIVDGMAEMGLFGLMIPEEYGGLGESLLTYALVVEELSRGWMSVSGIINTHFIMAYLLRQHGTQEQREHYLPRMVTGEIRGAFSMSEPGCGSDVSAIKTRAVRDGDDYVVNGQKMWLTNGARAAVVATLVKTDEGADSVYRNMTTFLVDKTPGFGDAGNGVTIPPRIEKMGYKGVETTEMVFDGTRLPVTSVLGGAEGLGRGFYQMMDGIEVGRVNVAARGCGVALRAFELGIAYAQQRETFGKPIAQHQAIMFKLAEMATKVEAAHHMMVRAARKKDSGQRNDLEAGMAKYLAAEYCKEVVEDSLRIHGGFGYTKEYEIERLYREAPMLLIGEGTAEIQKMIVGRRLLEDYKLQT; encoded by the coding sequence ATGGGACGACTGGCGCAGACCGACGGGCTTTCCGACGTACAGCAGGAGATCCTGGCGACGGTCCGGGCGTTCGTCGACAAGGAGATCCTGCCTTACGCCACCGACCTCGAGCACAAGGACGAGTTCCCGCAGGCGATCGTCGACGGGATGGCGGAGATGGGGCTGTTCGGCCTCATGATCCCGGAGGAGTACGGCGGCCTCGGCGAGTCGCTGCTCACCTACGCGCTCGTGGTCGAGGAGCTTTCCCGCGGCTGGATGAGCGTCAGCGGGATCATCAACACGCACTTCATCATGGCCTACCTGCTGCGCCAGCACGGGACGCAGGAGCAGCGCGAGCACTACCTGCCGCGGATGGTCACCGGCGAGATCCGTGGGGCGTTCTCGATGAGCGAGCCGGGCTGCGGCTCCGACGTGTCGGCCATCAAGACCCGCGCGGTGCGCGACGGCGACGACTACGTCGTCAACGGCCAGAAGATGTGGCTGACCAACGGCGCCCGGGCGGCCGTCGTCGCGACGCTGGTCAAGACCGACGAGGGCGCGGACTCGGTCTACCGCAACATGACGACGTTCCTCGTCGACAAGACGCCCGGCTTCGGCGACGCCGGCAACGGCGTCACGATCCCGCCGCGGATCGAGAAGATGGGCTACAAGGGCGTCGAGACGACCGAAATGGTCTTCGACGGCACCCGGCTGCCGGTGACGTCGGTGCTCGGCGGCGCGGAGGGGCTGGGTCGCGGTTTCTACCAGATGATGGACGGCATCGAGGTCGGCCGCGTCAACGTCGCGGCGCGCGGCTGCGGGGTGGCGCTGCGGGCGTTCGAGCTCGGCATCGCCTACGCCCAGCAGCGCGAGACGTTCGGCAAGCCCATCGCCCAGCACCAGGCGATCATGTTCAAGCTCGCCGAGATGGCGACCAAGGTCGAGGCCGCCCACCACATGATGGTGCGCGCCGCCCGCAAGAAGGACTCCGGGCAGCGCAACGACCTCGAGGCCGGCATGGCCAAGTACCTCGCCGCCGAGTACTGCAAGGAGGTCGTCGAGGACTCCCTGCGCATCCACGGCGGCTTCGGCTACACCAAGGAGTACGAGATCGAGCGGCTCTACCGCGAGGCGCCGATGCTGCTGATCGGCGAGGGCACCGCCGAGATCCAGAAGATGATCGTCGGCCGCCGCCTGCTCGAGGACTACAAGCTGCAGACCTGA
- a CDS encoding PD-(D/E)XK nuclease family protein has product MTTTDVRADPLPGMPQRLFTCTPSRLLTWFDCPRRYRMTYLDRPRPAKGPPWAHLSLGAAVHAAIAAWWHLPRPQRTVGSAGQLLDRAWSADGFRDDEQAERWRLRAREMVAAHVSALDPADEPVGVERTVAFRTQTLAVSGRLDRLDRRGEELVVVDYKTGRRVPTTDETRGSLALALYALAAERVLHRRCRRVELHHLPSGEVVAHEHSDDALQRHLRRAEDLAADAVAGVAAGEFPARPGRQCAWCDFAAHCPEGRAAGPPADPWSGLADEFAEPEVLPE; this is encoded by the coding sequence ATGACCACGACCGACGTGCGCGCCGACCCGCTGCCCGGCATGCCGCAGCGGTTGTTCACGTGCACCCCGAGCCGGCTGCTCACGTGGTTCGACTGTCCGCGTCGCTACCGCATGACCTACCTCGATCGGCCGCGACCCGCCAAGGGGCCGCCCTGGGCCCACCTCAGCCTCGGCGCCGCCGTGCACGCGGCGATCGCCGCCTGGTGGCACCTGCCGCGGCCGCAGCGCACGGTCGGGTCGGCCGGGCAGCTGCTCGACCGGGCCTGGTCCGCCGACGGGTTCCGTGACGACGAGCAGGCGGAGCGGTGGCGGCTGCGGGCCCGCGAGATGGTGGCGGCCCACGTGAGCGCCCTGGACCCGGCCGACGAGCCGGTGGGGGTGGAGCGCACGGTGGCGTTCCGCACGCAGACGCTGGCGGTGTCAGGCCGGCTCGACCGGCTCGACCGCCGCGGCGAGGAGCTCGTCGTCGTCGACTACAAGACCGGTCGGCGGGTGCCGACGACCGACGAGACCCGCGGCTCGCTGGCGCTCGCCCTCTACGCCCTCGCTGCCGAGCGGGTGCTCCACCGCCGCTGCCGCCGGGTGGAGCTGCACCACCTGCCCAGCGGCGAGGTGGTCGCTCACGAGCACAGCGACGACGCGCTGCAGCGCCACCTGCGACGGGCCGAGGACCTCGCGGCCGACGCGGTGGCCGGGGTCGCGGCGGGCGAGTTCCCCGCCCGGCCCGGTCGCCAGTGCGCGTGGTGCGACTTCGCCGCGCACTGCCCCGAGGGTCGGGCCGCCGGACCGCCCGCCGATCCCTGGTCCGGGCTCGCCGACGAGTTCGCCGAGCCTGAGGTGCTGCCCGAGTAG
- a CDS encoding YfcE family phosphodiesterase yields the protein MRLLLVSDTHVPRRARDLPAALWAAVDAADVVVHAGDWVDAALLDRLEARAPRLIGVWGNNDGPELRARLPEVARAELAGVRLAVVHETGSAAGRERRCAATFPDTDVLVFGHSHIPWDTTAESGLRLLNPGSPTDRRRQPHYTYLTATAADGRLTDVTLHRL from the coding sequence GTGCGGCTGCTGCTGGTCTCCGACACGCACGTCCCCCGGCGGGCGCGTGACCTCCCGGCCGCGTTGTGGGCGGCCGTCGACGCCGCCGACGTGGTCGTGCACGCCGGGGACTGGGTCGACGCCGCGCTGCTCGACCGCCTGGAGGCACGGGCGCCGCGGCTGATCGGCGTGTGGGGCAACAACGACGGGCCCGAGCTGCGGGCCCGCCTGCCCGAGGTGGCGCGGGCCGAGCTGGCCGGCGTACGCCTCGCCGTCGTCCACGAGACCGGCAGTGCGGCCGGCCGCGAACGCCGGTGCGCCGCGACGTTCCCCGACACCGACGTGCTGGTCTTCGGGCACAGCCACATCCCCTGGGACACGACCGCGGAGAGCGGCCTGCGGCTGCTCAACCCCGGATCGCCGACCGACCGGCGCCGCCAGCCGCACTACACCTACCTGACCGCGACGGCGGCCGACGGCCGGCTGACCGACGTGACCCTGCACCGCCTCTGA
- a CDS encoding aminotransferase class I/II-fold pyridoxal phosphate-dependent enzyme, whose protein sequence is MTEAVASGRLRVSAKADTFTESVIREMTRLCNEHGGVNLAQGFPDFPCPPELKAAAKAAIDADVNQYAVTWGAPEFRAAIAEKVARTYPGWQVDPDRDLCVTCGSTEAMIATMLALVDPGDEVVLFEPHYENYGPDTILAGAIPRFVPLHRPDWSIDEAELRAAFNDRTRAVIVNTPHNPTGKVFGRDELELIADLCQRHDAICVTDEIYEHIHYLGPGGHVPPATVPGLEDRTVTINALSKTYAVTGWRVGWAIAAPALTGAIRKVHDFLTVGAAAPLQQGGVAAMRLPASYYDDLAAGYRERRDLLCDVLAGAGFRFRVPDGAYYVLCDAAGVDPGRDDVALAHRLVREIGVATVPGSSFYADPAEGRDQIRFAFPKRLETLRDAGERLRRLG, encoded by the coding sequence ATGACTGAGGCGGTGGCATCCGGACGGCTGCGGGTGAGCGCAAAGGCCGACACGTTCACCGAGTCGGTCATCCGCGAGATGACCCGGCTGTGCAACGAGCACGGCGGGGTCAACCTGGCCCAGGGCTTCCCCGACTTCCCGTGCCCGCCCGAGCTCAAGGCCGCCGCCAAGGCCGCGATCGACGCCGACGTCAACCAGTACGCCGTTACCTGGGGCGCGCCGGAGTTCCGAGCCGCCATCGCGGAGAAGGTCGCCCGCACCTATCCCGGCTGGCAGGTCGACCCCGACCGCGACCTGTGCGTCACCTGCGGCTCCACCGAGGCGATGATCGCCACGATGCTCGCCCTCGTCGACCCCGGCGACGAGGTGGTGCTCTTCGAGCCGCACTACGAGAACTACGGGCCCGACACGATCCTGGCCGGCGCCATCCCGCGCTTCGTCCCGCTGCACCGGCCCGACTGGAGCATCGACGAGGCCGAACTGCGGGCGGCCTTCAACGATCGCACCAGGGCGGTCATCGTCAACACGCCGCACAACCCGACCGGCAAGGTCTTCGGTCGCGACGAGCTCGAGCTGATCGCCGACCTCTGCCAGCGGCACGACGCGATCTGCGTCACCGACGAGATCTACGAGCACATCCACTACCTCGGCCCCGGCGGGCACGTGCCACCCGCGACCGTGCCCGGCCTCGAGGACCGGACGGTCACGATCAACGCATTGTCGAAGACCTACGCCGTCACCGGGTGGCGGGTCGGCTGGGCGATCGCGGCGCCGGCGCTGACCGGCGCGATCCGCAAGGTCCACGACTTCCTGACAGTCGGCGCCGCCGCCCCCCTTCAGCAGGGCGGTGTCGCCGCCATGCGGCTGCCCGCGAGCTACTACGACGACCTCGCCGCGGGTTACCGCGAGCGGCGCGACCTGCTCTGCGACGTGCTCGCCGGTGCGGGCTTCCGCTTCCGGGTGCCCGACGGCGCCTACTACGTGCTGTGCGACGCGGCCGGCGTCGACCCCGGCCGCGACGATGTGGCGCTCGCGCACCGGCTCGTCCGTGAGATCGGCGTCGCCACCGTGCCGGGCTCGTCGTTCTACGCCGACCCGGCCGAGGGCCGCGACCAGATCCGCTTCGCCTTCCCGAAGCGGCTGGAGACCCTGCGCGACGCCGGGGAGCGGCTGCGCCGCCTGGGCTGA
- the mscL gene encoding large conductance mechanosensitive channel protein MscL — protein sequence MTLPIPGQKLAEDLRAGGFRRFILRGNVVDLAIGIVIGAAFKSVIDALVADFITPLVNIALPHNTAFADRYVTFLGSKFGWGNFVNQVLSFVILAAVVYYFVMVPVNILMERFKTEPDVTTPTRDCPECRSAIPADATRCAFCTVEVPPVDEQATARTT from the coding sequence GTGACGCTCCCGATCCCCGGTCAGAAGCTCGCCGAGGACCTGCGTGCCGGCGGCTTCCGCAGGTTCATCCTGCGCGGCAACGTCGTCGACCTCGCGATCGGCATCGTGATCGGCGCGGCGTTCAAGTCGGTCATCGACGCGCTGGTCGCCGACTTCATCACGCCGCTGGTCAACATCGCGCTGCCGCACAACACGGCGTTCGCCGACAGGTACGTGACCTTCCTCGGCTCGAAGTTCGGCTGGGGCAACTTCGTCAACCAGGTGCTGTCGTTCGTCATCCTCGCCGCGGTCGTCTACTACTTCGTCATGGTGCCGGTCAACATCCTGATGGAGCGGTTCAAGACCGAGCCCGACGTCACGACGCCGACCCGCGACTGCCCCGAGTGCCGCAGCGCGATCCCGGCCGACGCCACCCGCTGCGCCTTCTGCACCGTTGAGGTGCCGCCCGTCGACGAGCAGGCCACCGCCCGGACGACCTGA
- a CDS encoding ParA family protein has product MPAGVARVIAVANQKGGVAKTTTVASLGVALHELGRRVLLVDLDPQACLTFSLGLDPEALELSTHDVLLGRVSARMAVQPTADGPDLLPATIDLAGCEAMLLTRTGREFALRGALEDQLSAYDVVLLDSPPSLGVMTINVLTAADEVMIPLQCETLSHRGVGQLLDTVHEVQRLTNRDLQVLGVLPTLYDARTTHAREVLADVTSRYGLPVLEPAIAKSVRFAEAPAAGRSVLRTAGRTPGAQAYRALARTLMGMPAADPAVVVPEPGPEPAVVIDLAQVPR; this is encoded by the coding sequence GTGCCTGCTGGTGTCGCCCGCGTCATCGCCGTCGCCAACCAGAAGGGCGGGGTCGCGAAGACGACGACCGTCGCTTCGCTCGGGGTCGCCCTGCACGAGCTCGGCCGCCGGGTGCTGCTGGTCGACCTCGACCCCCAGGCGTGCCTGACGTTCTCGCTCGGTCTCGACCCGGAGGCCCTCGAGCTCTCGACGCACGACGTGCTGCTCGGCCGGGTGTCGGCCCGGATGGCCGTGCAGCCGACGGCCGACGGGCCCGACCTCCTGCCGGCCACCATCGACCTCGCCGGCTGCGAGGCGATGCTGCTCACCCGCACCGGCCGCGAGTTCGCCTTGCGCGGCGCCCTCGAGGACCAGCTGTCCGCCTACGACGTCGTGCTGCTCGACTCGCCGCCCTCGCTCGGCGTCATGACGATCAACGTGCTCACGGCTGCCGACGAGGTGATGATCCCGCTGCAGTGCGAGACGCTCTCGCACCGTGGCGTCGGCCAGCTTCTCGACACCGTGCACGAGGTCCAGCGACTCACCAACCGCGACCTGCAAGTCCTCGGGGTCCTTCCGACGTTGTACGACGCGCGCACCACCCACGCCCGCGAGGTGCTTGCCGACGTCACGTCCCGCTACGGGCTCCCGGTGCTCGAGCCGGCGATCGCGAAGTCGGTGCGGTTCGCCGAGGCGCCGGCCGCGGGCCGGTCGGTGCTCAGGACGGCCGGCCGCACGCCGGGCGCGCAGGCCTACCGCGCGCTGGCGCGGACGCTGATGGGCATGCCCGCCGCGGATCCCGCGGTGGTCGTGCCCGAGCCGGGCCCCGAGCCCGCGGTCGTGATCGACCTCGCGCAGGTCCCCCGGTGA
- a CDS encoding alpha/beta hydrolase: MSALSVPRTMARAANVHPCRLPAGPLGDLAALRADVPAAAPRRSPVLLVPGFTGSKEDFQALLPLLAAAGHPAWAVDLRGQYESTGPDDEAAYAIEALAADVAVAFDTVRDGAPAHLVGHSFGGLVCRRAVLSGLTGVASYTLLGSGPAGIPPPTADTLGFLRPILEQGGVAAVWQAADQLNTDPAAIAAPPDVREFLGVRFLANNPAGLAAMAQDLVGEPDLTDALRDRGLPLLIAHGAADDAWPPAVQKEMAARLGADYVEIPDSIHSPAVENTERTAEVLTGFWQQVETAAATGAR, encoded by the coding sequence GTGTCTGCGCTGAGCGTTCCGCGGACGATGGCGCGCGCCGCCAACGTGCACCCGTGCCGGCTCCCCGCGGGGCCCCTTGGCGACCTCGCGGCGCTGCGCGCCGACGTCCCGGCCGCCGCCCCTCGCCGGTCCCCGGTGCTGCTGGTGCCCGGGTTCACCGGCAGCAAGGAGGACTTCCAGGCGCTGCTGCCCCTGCTCGCCGCCGCCGGTCACCCGGCCTGGGCGGTCGACCTGCGCGGGCAGTACGAGTCGACCGGCCCCGACGACGAGGCCGCCTACGCGATCGAGGCGCTGGCCGCCGACGTGGCCGTCGCGTTCGACACCGTCCGCGACGGCGCGCCCGCGCACTTGGTGGGTCACTCGTTCGGCGGGCTCGTCTGCCGGCGGGCGGTGCTGTCGGGCCTGACCGGCGTGGCGTCCTACACCTTGCTCGGCAGCGGGCCGGCCGGCATCCCACCGCCGACCGCCGACACCCTCGGTTTCCTGCGACCGATCCTCGAGCAGGGCGGCGTCGCCGCGGTGTGGCAGGCCGCCGACCAGCTCAACACCGACCCGGCCGCGATCGCCGCACCCCCCGACGTGCGGGAGTTCCTGGGCGTGCGGTTCCTCGCCAACAACCCGGCGGGGCTGGCCGCGATGGCGCAGGACCTGGTCGGCGAGCCGGATCTCACCGACGCGCTGCGCGACCGCGGGCTGCCGCTGCTGATTGCGCACGGCGCCGCGGACGACGCCTGGCCGCCGGCCGTCCAGAAGGAGATGGCGGCCCGGCTGGGCGCCGACTACGTCGAGATCCCCGACTCGATCCACTCGCCGGCGGTCGAGAACACCGAGCGCACCGCCGAGGTGCTGACCGGCTTCTGGCAGCAGGTCGAGACCGCCGCCGCCACCGGAGCGCGCTGA
- a CDS encoding ABC transporter substrate-binding protein, producing the protein MPAPCHRRIARPLATVATVVALTATLGGCTSSASTQPGPSTRATGDRGGTLQVLAATDAIRHLDPQRMRTPAEADLGRLLYRGLTAFPATASDRHAVPDLAAAPGRPSDDAKTWTFALRRGMRFQDGSAITSADVRRGVERAFTPAFGAPPAYLTDVLDCGKGYAGPTTGDCPAIDTPDPDTVVFHLRLPVGDFPDVVALPAFLPVPEGDDLDTHPVSSGPYQVADYQPGQRLVLERNQQWDAASDPIRAALPDRVEVALGQDLDSVVRRLTGPAGNGDGDGATAVPLGIALPVADAGATADDKARLDRGFEDGVDALALNTTVPPLDNVAVRTALVYAVSRAGYREARGGRAAGEPATTLLSPALAAYRSFDLWHAPADGDVAKATAALSRAGYPDGFTVTLDDSGDAAGGRAVMAALERAGVTVQLAKPGQQPVGMTLVHLVPDRPAAADVLRPLLCTCGDHNVSHYASDDVDHRIEAAEKLTVPAAAEQAWAEVDMRALQDVPVIPLLHRQVTRVHGAKVGNARLSPAYGEEYDLAALSVS; encoded by the coding sequence GTGCCCGCACCGTGTCATCGCCGGATCGCTCGGCCGTTGGCGACCGTCGCGACCGTCGTCGCGCTCACCGCGACGCTCGGCGGCTGCACGTCGTCCGCCTCGACCCAGCCGGGTCCGTCGACCCGGGCCACCGGTGATCGCGGCGGCACGCTCCAGGTGCTGGCGGCGACCGACGCGATCCGGCACCTCGACCCGCAGCGGATGCGCACGCCGGCGGAGGCCGACCTGGGCAGGCTGCTCTACCGAGGGCTGACGGCGTTCCCGGCGACCGCGAGCGACCGGCACGCCGTGCCCGACCTCGCCGCCGCGCCCGGCCGGCCGAGCGACGACGCGAAGACGTGGACCTTCGCCCTCCGGCGCGGCATGCGCTTCCAGGACGGCAGCGCGATCACCTCGGCCGACGTGCGCCGCGGGGTCGAGCGGGCGTTCACCCCGGCCTTCGGCGCTCCCCCGGCCTACCTGACCGACGTGCTCGACTGCGGCAAGGGCTACGCCGGGCCGACGACCGGCGACTGCCCCGCGATCGACACCCCCGACCCGGACACCGTGGTCTTCCACCTGCGCCTGCCGGTCGGCGACTTCCCCGACGTCGTGGCACTGCCGGCGTTCCTGCCCGTCCCGGAGGGCGACGACCTCGACACCCACCCGGTCTCATCGGGCCCCTACCAGGTCGCCGACTACCAGCCGGGGCAGCGGCTGGTCCTCGAACGCAACCAGCAGTGGGACGCGGCCAGCGACCCGATCCGCGCCGCGCTGCCGGACCGGGTCGAGGTCGCGCTCGGGCAGGACCTCGACTCCGTCGTACGCCGCCTGACCGGGCCCGCCGGCAACGGTGACGGCGACGGCGCGACCGCGGTGCCGCTGGGCATCGCGCTGCCCGTGGCCGACGCCGGCGCGACGGCCGACGACAAGGCCCGGCTCGACCGCGGCTTCGAGGACGGCGTCGACGCGCTGGCGCTGAACACGACGGTGCCGCCGCTCGACAACGTCGCGGTGCGCACCGCGCTCGTCTACGCGGTCTCCCGCGCCGGCTACCGGGAGGCGCGCGGCGGGCGCGCGGCGGGCGAGCCCGCGACCACGCTGCTGTCGCCGGCGCTGGCGGCCTACCGGTCGTTCGACCTCTGGCACGCCCCGGCTGACGGTGACGTGGCCAAGGCGACGGCGGCGCTGTCGCGGGCGGGTTATCCCGACGGCTTCACCGTGACGCTGGACGACAGCGGCGATGCCGCGGGCGGCCGTGCGGTCATGGCGGCGTTGGAGCGGGCCGGGGTCACCGTCCAGCTGGCGAAGCCGGGCCAGCAGCCCGTCGGCATGACGCTGGTGCACCTCGTGCCCGACCGGCCCGCCGCGGCCGACGTGCTGCGCCCACTGCTGTGCACGTGCGGCGACCACAACGTGTCGCACTACGCCAGCGACGACGTCGACCACCGCATCGAGGCGGCCGAGAAGCTGACCGTGCCCGCCGCCGCCGAGCAGGCCTGGGCCGAGGTCGACATGCGGGCGCTGCAGGACGTGCCGGTGATCCCGTTGCTGCACCGCCAGGTCACCCGCGTGCACGGGGCCAAGGTCGGCAACGCGCGGCTGTCCCCGGCCTACGGCGAGGAGTACGACCTCGCCGCCCTGTCGGTCTCCTGA
- a CDS encoding DUF6758 family protein, translating to MQPEPTCPRCGGPLRAPGLWSSAWECATHGAVHPFHVLPHPGREPLEHVVALARVPVWMRWPMPASWVVSGFGYAGDERTGARATLLSMNGAGPLGGPCEMVVVAEEPGVGLGARYAGLPGPDPGDGFDQGAPHAKVETHGHPTALWALDGVDGRAAFVGEAMAQWLWVVVWPDAAGVLLYDGLALADLRERPVCPDVDFAPLSDRLRPPAV from the coding sequence GTGCAACCGGAGCCGACCTGCCCGCGCTGCGGCGGTCCGCTGCGCGCGCCGGGTCTGTGGTCGAGCGCGTGGGAGTGCGCGACCCACGGTGCGGTGCACCCGTTCCACGTCCTGCCGCACCCGGGCCGGGAGCCGCTCGAGCACGTCGTGGCGCTGGCGAGGGTGCCGGTGTGGATGCGGTGGCCGATGCCCGCCTCCTGGGTCGTGTCGGGCTTCGGCTACGCCGGCGACGAGCGCACCGGCGCCCGGGCGACGCTGCTCTCGATGAACGGCGCCGGCCCGCTCGGCGGGCCGTGCGAGATGGTCGTCGTGGCCGAGGAGCCGGGCGTCGGGCTCGGCGCCCGCTACGCCGGGCTGCCCGGACCCGACCCGGGTGACGGGTTCGACCAGGGCGCGCCGCACGCGAAGGTGGAGACCCATGGCCACCCGACCGCGCTGTGGGCGCTGGACGGGGTGGACGGCCGCGCGGCGTTCGTCGGCGAGGCGATGGCGCAGTGGTTGTGGGTGGTCGTCTGGCCGGACGCCGCCGGCGTGTTGCTGTACGACGGGCTCGCGCTGGCCGACCTGCGCGAGCGACCGGTCTGCCCCGACGTCGACTTCGCCCCGCTGTCCGACCGGCTGCGCCCGCCCGCTGTCTGA
- a CDS encoding CoA ester lyase: MTAASRPFRSRRSCLAVPGSSVKMLDKAQGLPADMVFLDLEDAVAPLAKEEARKNIVAALNDGDWGGKVRVVRVNDLTTKWTYRDVIEVVEGAGANLDCLMLPKVADASHVVWLDLLLTQVEKTMGFERRIGIEAQIETAEGLVNVDEIARASDRIETVIFGPADFMASINMPSLVVGGLNPDYPADPYHYILMRILMAARMVGAQAIDGPFLQIKDVEGYKEVARRSQALGFDGKWVLHPGQIDAANEVYSPKQDDYDHAELILEAYEWYTSEAGGKRGAAMLGDEMIDEASRKMALVIAGKGRAAGMARTQSFQPPE; this comes from the coding sequence GTGACCGCCGCCTCCCGCCCGTTCCGTTCCCGCCGCTCGTGCCTCGCCGTGCCCGGCAGCAGCGTCAAGATGCTGGACAAGGCCCAGGGCCTGCCCGCCGACATGGTGTTCCTCGACCTCGAGGACGCCGTGGCGCCGCTGGCCAAGGAGGAGGCCCGCAAGAACATCGTCGCTGCGCTGAACGACGGTGACTGGGGCGGCAAGGTCCGCGTCGTACGCGTCAACGACCTGACGACGAAGTGGACCTATCGCGACGTCATCGAGGTCGTCGAGGGGGCCGGCGCCAACCTCGACTGCCTGATGCTGCCCAAGGTCGCGGACGCCTCGCACGTCGTCTGGCTCGACCTGCTGCTCACGCAGGTCGAGAAAACCATGGGCTTCGAGCGGCGCATCGGCATCGAGGCGCAGATCGAGACCGCCGAGGGCTTGGTCAACGTCGACGAGATCGCCCGCGCCTCAGACCGGATCGAGACCGTCATCTTCGGCCCGGCCGACTTCATGGCGTCGATCAACATGCCGTCGTTGGTCGTCGGCGGGCTCAACCCCGACTACCCGGCCGACCCCTACCACTACATCCTCATGCGGATCCTCATGGCCGCTCGGATGGTCGGCGCGCAGGCGATCGACGGCCCGTTCCTGCAGATCAAGGACGTCGAGGGCTACAAGGAGGTCGCCCGCCGCTCGCAGGCCCTCGGCTTCGACGGCAAGTGGGTGCTGCACCCGGGGCAGATCGACGCGGCCAACGAGGTCTACTCGCCGAAGCAGGACGACTACGACCACGCCGAGCTGATCCTCGAGGCCTACGAGTGGTACACCTCGGAGGCCGGCGGCAAGCGCGGCGCCGCGATGCTCGGCGACGAGATGATCGACGAGGCGTCCCGCAAGATGGCGCTCGTCATCGCGGGCAAGGGCCGGGCCGCCGGCATGGCCCGGACGCAGTCGTTCCAGCCTCCGGAGTAG